The proteins below come from a single Bryobacter aggregatus MPL3 genomic window:
- a CDS encoding pyridoxal phosphate-dependent decarboxylase family protein produces MDLYAQALAAARRYAEDRSTRAVFPTAEALEGLGAFESDLPDDGLAEEEVLALLDRFGSPASVMSSGGRYFGFVTGSSLPAATAAHWLATAWDQNSALAVMSPVVARLDDIALSWIADLLGIPPQALGTFVTGATMANFTCLAAARHSLLQEQGWDVEAKGMFGAPAIPVIVGEEAHVSLLKALRLLGFGTDSLLRVPADSQGRMRPDAFPTLTTPALVCLQAGNVNTGALDPAESLIPLARASGSWVHVDGAFGLWANASASSAPLAAGYEQADSWASDCHKWLNVPYDSGVAFVRSAAALVAAMGSTASYLPSGGTIEAMQRSPESSRRARGVDAWAALRSLGKKGVAELVDRCCHHARSFAGRLEEAGCQILNEVALNQVLVALDSDERTTAWIEAVQRDGACWCGGTVWQGRKAMRISVSSWATTRHDVKISVESMLRCRPA; encoded by the coding sequence ATGGACCTTTATGCGCAGGCACTCGCCGCCGCACGGAGATATGCCGAAGACCGTTCGACCCGCGCGGTATTCCCAACGGCGGAGGCATTGGAGGGTTTGGGGGCATTTGAGAGTGACTTGCCCGACGATGGTCTTGCCGAGGAAGAGGTTCTAGCCTTACTCGATCGCTTCGGTTCGCCAGCCAGCGTGATGAGTAGCGGGGGCCGGTACTTTGGCTTCGTTACGGGATCTTCCTTACCGGCGGCAACTGCGGCCCATTGGCTGGCCACGGCCTGGGATCAGAACAGCGCCCTCGCGGTGATGTCGCCCGTGGTGGCGCGGTTGGACGACATCGCTTTGAGTTGGATTGCGGACCTGTTGGGCATTCCTCCGCAGGCCTTGGGCACTTTTGTCACCGGCGCGACGATGGCGAATTTCACTTGTCTGGCCGCCGCGCGCCACTCGCTGCTGCAGGAACAGGGTTGGGATGTCGAAGCGAAGGGCATGTTTGGCGCTCCGGCCATTCCGGTCATTGTTGGTGAAGAAGCGCACGTTTCGCTGCTGAAGGCTTTGCGCCTGCTTGGATTCGGGACGGACTCGCTGTTGCGCGTTCCAGCGGATTCGCAGGGGCGCATGCGTCCTGATGCTTTTCCGACGCTGACTACTCCTGCCTTGGTCTGCCTGCAGGCGGGGAATGTGAATACCGGTGCGCTTGATCCGGCTGAGAGCCTGATTCCGCTGGCGCGGGCCTCCGGCTCCTGGGTGCATGTCGATGGAGCTTTTGGACTTTGGGCGAACGCCTCGGCCAGTTCTGCGCCGCTTGCTGCAGGCTATGAACAGGCCGATTCCTGGGCGAGCGATTGCCACAAATGGCTAAATGTCCCTTACGACAGCGGCGTGGCTTTTGTGCGAAGCGCTGCGGCACTGGTGGCGGCGATGGGTTCGACGGCGAGCTATCTGCCCAGTGGGGGCACGATTGAGGCGATGCAGCGGAGTCCGGAGTCTTCTCGCCGTGCCCGCGGTGTCGATGCCTGGGCTGCATTGCGCTCTCTCGGAAAGAAGGGCGTGGCGGAACTGGTGGATCGCTGCTGCCACCATGCCAGGAGTTTTGCGGGAAGGCTGGAAGAGGCGGGCTGCCAGATCCTGAACGAAGTCGCGTTGAATCAGGTGCTGGTGGCGCTTGATAGCGATGAGCGGACGACAGCCTGGATCGAGGCGGTGCAACGGGATGGGGCGTGCTGGTGTGGGGGAACGGTGTGGCAGGGACGGAAGGCGATGCGCATCAGTGTGTCGTCGTGGGCCACCACCCGGCACGATGTAAAAATCAGCGTCGAGTCGATGCTGCGTTGCCGCCCCGCATAG
- a CDS encoding DsbA family protein, with product MQTFLRAVVPVALTALCLFGQDAKKAVKIKPGTAKVSSPVETTPKLDTAKLIDYLRHLNTWTPEITVVVKDSQPSTALKGFDEVTVRASLGERSMEQRYYVSADGKTIVRGDILDTTVHPFAREISLIQNVGHPSLGTPGAPVVISLYTDFQCPYCKDQAKVLRENLTQTYPKQVRLFLHDYPLEQIHPWARSAAIAGRCIAFQGEENFWKFHDWVFDKQGTLTAENLKPEMMSWAPKNGIDALQLSRCYDTKETEAGVNQDIETAQKLGLNSTPTLYINGRKIAGSNSWEQLKRVIDLELKYQETAKNAGDTACCSVTLATPGAK from the coding sequence ATGCAAACGTTCTTACGCGCGGTGGTGCCGGTTGCACTCACCGCGCTTTGTCTTTTTGGGCAAGACGCCAAGAAGGCAGTCAAGATCAAACCCGGTACGGCCAAGGTCAGTTCGCCGGTTGAGACCACTCCGAAGCTCGATACGGCAAAGCTGATCGACTATCTGCGGCACCTGAATACCTGGACTCCCGAGATCACCGTCGTGGTGAAAGACAGCCAGCCTTCCACCGCGCTCAAGGGCTTTGATGAGGTAACCGTCCGGGCCTCACTCGGCGAGCGCTCGATGGAGCAACGTTACTACGTATCGGCCGACGGGAAGACCATTGTCCGCGGCGACATCCTCGACACCACCGTCCATCCCTTTGCCCGTGAGATCAGCTTGATTCAAAATGTGGGGCATCCCTCGCTTGGCACTCCGGGCGCACCGGTGGTGATCAGCCTCTACACGGACTTCCAATGTCCCTACTGCAAGGACCAGGCCAAGGTGCTGCGCGAGAACCTGACCCAAACTTATCCGAAACAAGTCCGGCTCTTCCTCCACGACTATCCGCTCGAACAGATTCACCCCTGGGCCCGTTCAGCAGCAATTGCGGGCCGGTGCATTGCATTCCAGGGCGAAGAAAACTTCTGGAAGTTTCACGACTGGGTCTTCGACAAACAAGGCACCCTCACGGCGGAAAACCTAAAGCCGGAGATGATGAGCTGGGCTCCCAAAAACGGCATCGACGCGCTGCAACTCTCCCGTTGCTATGACACAAAGGAAACGGAAGCGGGCGTCAACCAGGACATCGAGACCGCACAGAAGCTGGGTCTCAATTCGACGCCCACCCTCTACATCAACGGCCGCAAGATTGCGGGCAGCAATTCCTGGGAGCAACTCAAACGAGTGATCGATCTCGAGTTGAAGTACCAGGAGACTGCCAAGAATGCGGGCGACACCGCCTGCTGCAGCGTCACCCTCGCTACACCCGGAGCCAAATAA
- a CDS encoding M20/M25/M40 family metallo-hydrolase: MSRLRYSILFLAMLGFAAKLPDGIDGRRMVDDVRLLSNEKYKGRWTGTKELDEAARWIAHNYEKMGLKAPFADASGKLSFFQKFVVNTESKLGTHNTLSVGSEKLSVAKDFLPRIFSSSGEVSAPLVFAGYGITAHEYHYDDYAGLDVKGKIVVVLRLEPQDGDQNSVFLGTERTRHANLEGKAINAKLHGAAGMIVLNNTAVFPGEENKLDPFGNESGPLSVGIPVVQVKTSIAEKWIAAAGHDLKAMVRTIDQNLEPQSFAFPDSLHGHLRVDINRIMKPTWNVAAYLPGETSEYIVIGAHYDHLGVGRQFSMAPSEAGKIHPGADDNASGTAAVLELARHFKSLPKPKRGILFAHFSGEELGLLGSSYMTAHMPLDLANCTSMVNLDMIGRMTNGKLFIAGAASGSGFQSILENLLQADPAIHPDFSENLNIGGSDHTSFSSKQIPTLFFFTGLHPDYHKPSDTWEKFDPVAYQQVVRLVAATVSELEAAPKRPEFRRVETAAAPSGGGGGYGPYFGSVPDFAEVSNGVRFADVRAGSPAEKGGIRAGDVLTEFDGKKVASLQDYTYLLRAKKPGDTVRVKVNRFDQSYEFSVVLGIRK, translated from the coding sequence TTGTCACGCCTGCGCTACTCGATTCTCTTCCTGGCGATGCTTGGCTTCGCCGCCAAATTGCCGGACGGAATCGATGGCCGGCGCATGGTCGACGATGTCCGGCTGCTCTCGAATGAAAAGTACAAAGGCCGCTGGACCGGCACCAAAGAGTTGGACGAGGCGGCACGCTGGATTGCGCACAACTACGAAAAGATGGGCTTGAAGGCACCCTTCGCCGATGCATCCGGCAAGCTCAGTTTCTTTCAGAAGTTTGTCGTCAATACCGAATCAAAGCTTGGGACGCACAATACCCTCAGCGTAGGGAGCGAGAAGCTCAGTGTGGCGAAAGACTTCCTGCCACGCATCTTCTCCTCCTCGGGCGAGGTGAGCGCGCCGTTAGTGTTTGCCGGGTATGGCATCACCGCTCACGAATACCACTACGACGACTATGCCGGCCTTGATGTCAAAGGCAAGATTGTCGTCGTGCTCCGCCTGGAGCCCCAGGATGGCGACCAGAACAGTGTTTTCCTCGGCACCGAAAGAACCCGCCACGCCAATCTCGAAGGCAAGGCGATCAATGCCAAACTGCATGGCGCCGCCGGAATGATCGTCTTGAACAACACCGCGGTCTTCCCCGGCGAGGAGAACAAGCTCGATCCTTTCGGCAATGAGAGTGGACCACTGTCGGTCGGGATTCCGGTGGTGCAGGTGAAAACAAGCATCGCCGAAAAATGGATCGCCGCCGCAGGCCATGACTTGAAAGCCATGGTTCGTACGATCGACCAGAATCTCGAACCCCAGAGCTTCGCCTTCCCCGACTCGTTGCACGGGCATCTGCGGGTCGACATCAACCGGATCATGAAGCCCACCTGGAATGTCGCCGCCTATCTCCCCGGAGAGACCAGCGAGTACATCGTGATTGGAGCTCACTATGATCACCTCGGCGTCGGCCGTCAATTTTCGATGGCCCCCAGCGAGGCGGGCAAGATCCATCCCGGCGCCGACGACAATGCGAGCGGCACGGCAGCCGTACTCGAACTGGCGCGTCACTTCAAGAGTCTGCCCAAGCCGAAGCGCGGCATTCTGTTTGCGCACTTCTCCGGCGAAGAACTCGGGCTGCTCGGCTCCAGCTACATGACCGCTCATATGCCGCTCGACCTGGCCAACTGCACCAGCATGGTGAATCTCGACATGATCGGGCGCATGACCAACGGCAAGCTATTTATCGCAGGAGCCGCCAGCGGGTCTGGCTTCCAGTCCATCCTCGAAAACCTGCTCCAGGCGGACCCGGCGATCCATCCGGACTTCAGCGAGAATCTGAATATCGGAGGGAGCGATCACACCTCGTTCAGCTCCAAGCAGATTCCGACCCTGTTCTTTTTCACCGGACTCCATCCGGACTATCACAAACCTTCCGACACCTGGGAGAAGTTCGATCCGGTTGCCTACCAACAGGTAGTTCGCTTGGTTGCAGCGACGGTGAGTGAGCTCGAAGCGGCGCCGAAACGCCCGGAATTTCGCCGGGTCGAGACGGCGGCAGCCCCCAGTGGCGGCGGAGGCGGCTACGGCCCCTACTTCGGCAGTGTCCCTGATTTTGCCGAAGTATCGAATGGGGTCCGTTTCGCCGATGTCCGCGCGGGAAGCCCTGCCGAGAAGGGTGGGATTCGGGCTGGAGACGTGCTGACAGAATTCGATGGCAAGAAAGTGGCCAGCCTGCAAGACTATACCTATCTCCTGCGAGCCAAAAAGCCAGGAGACACCGTTCGCGTTAAGGTAAACCGTTTCGATCAATCGTATGAATTCTCAGTGGTACTGGGAATCCGAAAGTAA
- a CDS encoding Gfo/Idh/MocA family protein: MTLAIVGMGFMGATHLKAAAGIPNLKLAVVSRDDKKRKGDLSSVGGNLTGSDNQVDFSAVRTFSSFPEMLLDPEVDAVDLCLPTALHESFTIEALRAGKHVLVEKPMGLDRAACDRMIEEAQKADRVLMAAQVLRFFPAYASLKQWVESGDSGTIRTATLRRRCAAPGWGPWLKDKAQSGGGVFDLLIHDIDMALYLFGAPVSVTATGYENLEKQIDVLVGQLYYPGFTVNISGGWHHEGYPFSMEFTVVGDNGTMEYHVRDTHPSLFQAGTPVSEVAPDGSIDGYQAEISYFLECARKNEQPVKCLPVDSARSVALALLLLESRTRHGEKLLCQI; the protein is encoded by the coding sequence ATGACTCTAGCCATCGTTGGAATGGGCTTTATGGGTGCCACGCACCTGAAAGCCGCTGCCGGAATCCCGAATCTAAAACTCGCGGTTGTCTCCCGGGACGACAAGAAGCGCAAGGGCGATCTCTCTTCCGTTGGAGGCAACCTGACAGGGTCCGACAACCAAGTCGACTTCAGCGCCGTGCGCACCTTCAGCAGCTTCCCGGAGATGCTGCTCGACCCCGAGGTCGATGCCGTCGATCTGTGTCTACCGACCGCTTTGCACGAATCCTTCACCATTGAGGCCTTGCGCGCGGGCAAGCATGTGCTCGTCGAAAAGCCGATGGGGCTCGATCGCGCCGCCTGCGATCGAATGATCGAGGAGGCGCAAAAGGCCGATCGCGTGCTGATGGCAGCGCAGGTGTTGCGATTCTTTCCTGCCTATGCTTCGCTCAAGCAATGGGTGGAAAGCGGAGATTCGGGAACCATCCGGACGGCGACGCTGCGCCGCCGTTGCGCCGCGCCGGGTTGGGGCCCCTGGCTGAAAGACAAGGCGCAGTCCGGCGGCGGGGTCTTCGATCTTTTGATCCATGACATCGACATGGCCTTGTACCTTTTCGGAGCGCCGGTGAGCGTCACGGCAACCGGATATGAGAATCTCGAAAAGCAGATCGACGTCCTCGTTGGACAGCTCTACTATCCCGGCTTCACCGTCAACATCTCTGGGGGCTGGCACCATGAGGGTTATCCTTTCTCGATGGAGTTCACGGTGGTCGGCGACAACGGAACCATGGAATATCATGTCCGTGATACACACCCGAGTTTGTTCCAAGCCGGAACGCCAGTGAGCGAAGTGGCGCCGGATGGATCGATCGATGGCTACCAGGCCGAGATCAGTTACTTCCTCGAATGTGCGCGCAAGAATGAGCAGCCTGTGAAGTGCCTCCCGGTCGATTCGGCGCGTTCGGTTGCCCTCGCACTCTTATTACTCGAAAGCCGTACGCGGCACGGAGAAAAGCTTCTATGTCAAATCTAA
- a CDS encoding UxaA family hydrolase, which yields MGLLDIAKLPTAENSAIRMHESDNVAIARVPLSVGATIVVAGNPVVVRDNIPAGHKVCLTAIAAGSAARRYGQAIGRARVDIAPGQHIHVHNLAFEDHEVGFEFPTREVPYPAPPAIMPTFQGFVREDGRVGTRNYVAVVAASNCAAHTVDWIAESFDPASLPANVDGVVAFPHGEGCGHTIGPDTEQLRRTLAGVLNHPNIGAALIVGLGCEVNQIDHYLGPNAPRSKRLHGLTLQSAGGTRAAVEASRKRIQEFMEEMSAEKRVTVPASKIQLGLNCGGSDSFSGITANPALGVCSDMLAAIGASAVLAETTECFGAEHLLVKRARNREVAEKFLGYINGYKKYLRQFGGSFDDNPSPGNKEGGLSNILEKSLGASAKAGTSPMMDAVDYAETVTSPGFVFMNTPGYDPVSITGLAAGGVNLIAFTTGRGSAIGFPNVPVIKIATNTSTYKRMQDNMDVNAGRIVDGDATVEQVGQEIFDLCLRTASGEKTCAERLGHKEFVPWRIGPVL from the coding sequence ATGGGTCTTCTCGATATTGCTAAGTTGCCAACTGCGGAGAACTCCGCGATCCGGATGCATGAGTCTGATAACGTTGCCATTGCGCGTGTCCCGCTCAGCGTAGGAGCCACGATTGTGGTCGCCGGAAATCCGGTCGTCGTCCGCGATAACATTCCTGCTGGACATAAGGTCTGCCTCACTGCGATTGCCGCTGGCTCTGCCGCGCGCCGCTATGGCCAGGCCATCGGACGCGCCCGGGTGGATATCGCCCCCGGCCAGCACATCCATGTTCACAACTTGGCCTTCGAAGACCATGAAGTTGGCTTCGAGTTTCCCACCCGAGAAGTCCCCTACCCCGCCCCGCCTGCAATCATGCCCACCTTCCAGGGCTTTGTGCGTGAGGATGGCCGTGTCGGCACCCGCAACTATGTCGCCGTCGTTGCCGCATCCAACTGCGCCGCACACACGGTCGATTGGATTGCGGAGAGCTTCGACCCCGCCAGTCTGCCCGCGAATGTAGACGGCGTGGTGGCCTTTCCGCATGGCGAAGGCTGCGGACACACGATCGGCCCCGACACCGAGCAACTCCGCCGCACTCTCGCTGGCGTCCTGAACCACCCGAATATTGGCGCCGCGCTGATTGTCGGCCTGGGCTGCGAAGTGAACCAGATCGACCACTATCTCGGACCGAACGCCCCCCGCTCCAAGCGCCTGCATGGCCTGACGCTCCAGAGCGCCGGCGGCACACGCGCGGCCGTCGAGGCCTCCCGCAAGCGCATCCAGGAATTTATGGAAGAAATGTCGGCGGAAAAGCGCGTCACGGTCCCAGCCTCGAAGATCCAGTTGGGCCTGAACTGCGGCGGCAGCGACAGCTTCAGCGGCATCACCGCCAACCCCGCGCTCGGCGTCTGCAGCGACATGCTTGCCGCTATTGGCGCCAGTGCCGTACTCGCTGAAACCACCGAATGCTTTGGCGCCGAGCACCTGCTGGTGAAGCGCGCGCGCAATCGTGAGGTTGCCGAAAAGTTCCTCGGCTACATCAATGGCTATAAGAAGTACCTGCGCCAGTTCGGCGGCAGCTTCGACGACAACCCGAGCCCCGGCAATAAGGAAGGCGGCTTGTCAAACATTCTCGAGAAGAGCCTGGGCGCTTCCGCCAAAGCCGGCACCAGCCCGATGATGGATGCCGTCGACTATGCCGAAACCGTCACCTCGCCCGGCTTTGTCTTCATGAATACGCCCGGCTACGATCCGGTCTCGATCACCGGCCTGGCAGCAGGCGGTGTCAATCTGATTGCATTTACCACCGGCCGCGGCAGCGCCATCGGCTTCCCGAATGTGCCGGTCATCAAGATCGCCACCAACACCAGCACTTATAAACGCATGCAGGACAACATGGACGTCAATGCCGGCCGTATTGTCGACGGCGACGCAACTGTCGAGCAAGTGGGCCAGGAGATTTTCGACCTCTGCCTGCGCACCGCCAGCGGCGAGAAGACCTGTGCCGAGCGCCTCGGCCACAAGGAATTCGTTCCGTGGCGCATTGGTCCAGTCCTATAA
- a CDS encoding DUF481 domain-containing protein has translation MRSSILLLAFLCPTIWADEVKMKNGDRLSGQIVRLDDKDLLLKTDYAGDLKIKRESVTAIETSDRVNITLKDGQSLFGQLRIADAKVEVSTETAGTIRASENDVVLFRNKDDQANYLKELDRLRNPRLVDLWTGTVDLGYAQARGNASTNTISSSAKVTRSTTRDGINAYFFSLYSNNKNNGQNVLAANSIRGGIKYDVNITSKFYAFASTDLEFDQFQSLDLRFVPAGGLGHHFLKNKQTVWDFYGGGSLNREFFSTGLNRTSAEILAGNDMSHKFFKIFTLSEKTVFYNNITNSGQYRINSDIAFSIALRRWLSWQVSASDRYLSNPLPGRKKNDLLITTGIRLNFAK, from the coding sequence ATGCGGAGTTCGATTCTCTTACTGGCGTTTCTCTGCCCCACGATCTGGGCGGATGAAGTGAAGATGAAAAACGGCGATCGATTGAGTGGACAGATTGTTCGGCTTGACGATAAGGATTTGCTATTAAAGACGGATTACGCGGGCGATCTGAAGATCAAACGCGAATCCGTCACCGCAATCGAGACGAGTGATCGCGTGAACATCACGCTGAAGGACGGACAGAGTCTCTTCGGTCAATTGCGGATTGCGGACGCGAAAGTCGAAGTTTCGACAGAAACTGCTGGTACCATCCGGGCCAGCGAAAACGACGTTGTCCTGTTCCGCAACAAGGACGATCAGGCCAACTATCTCAAGGAACTCGACCGCCTCCGCAATCCGCGTCTGGTCGATCTCTGGACTGGCACCGTCGACCTCGGCTACGCGCAGGCGCGCGGCAACGCGAGCACCAATACGATTTCCAGCTCGGCCAAAGTGACCCGTTCGACAACCCGAGATGGCATCAACGCGTACTTCTTCTCGCTGTATTCCAACAACAAGAACAATGGCCAGAATGTGCTGGCGGCCAACTCGATCCGCGGCGGCATCAAGTACGATGTCAACATTACCTCGAAGTTCTACGCCTTCGCCTCAACCGATCTCGAATTTGATCAGTTCCAGAGTCTCGATCTTCGTTTTGTTCCTGCCGGCGGTCTGGGTCATCACTTCCTCAAAAACAAGCAAACCGTTTGGGACTTCTATGGCGGTGGATCGTTAAACCGAGAATTCTTTAGCACCGGCCTGAATCGAACCTCTGCCGAAATTCTTGCGGGCAACGACATGTCCCATAAGTTCTTTAAAATCTTCACTTTGTCGGAAAAGACCGTATTCTATAACAACATCACGAACTCGGGTCAGTACCGTATTAACAGCGATATCGCCTTCTCGATTGCGCTGCGGCGTTGGCTCAGCTGGCAGGTTTCTGCGAGCGATCGCTACCTGTCCAATCCGCTACCCGGCCGCAAGAAGAATGATCTTTTGATCACAACCGGTATCCGGTTGAACTTCGCAAAGTAA
- a CDS encoding DUF3052 family protein: MSDLCNPEKPLIDKLGIKPGLRISLLGIRDSDFLRQVLPQVANPSQHRAVKGSDLIFLGVESKEQLQRLAPLRKYLVANGNIWVIYPKGQKHITQADVMAAIKEAGLVDNKTCSFSVTHTGLRACIPLAMRGGNAASTRR; the protein is encoded by the coding sequence TTGTCTGATCTCTGCAATCCCGAAAAGCCGCTGATCGACAAGCTCGGCATCAAACCGGGCTTGCGCATCTCCCTGCTTGGAATTCGGGATTCGGATTTTCTACGCCAAGTCCTACCGCAAGTGGCGAACCCTTCTCAGCATCGCGCAGTGAAGGGTTCGGACTTGATCTTTCTTGGTGTGGAATCGAAGGAACAACTCCAGCGTCTGGCGCCGCTCCGCAAGTACCTCGTGGCAAACGGCAATATCTGGGTGATCTATCCGAAAGGGCAAAAGCACATCACCCAGGCCGACGTGATGGCCGCCATCAAAGAGGCAGGTCTCGTCGACAACAAGACCTGCAGTTTCTCTGTGACGCACACCGGCCTGCGCGCCTGCATTCCGCTGGCTATGCGGGGCGGCAACGCAGCATCGACTCGACGCTGA
- a CDS encoding sugar phosphate isomerase/epimerase family protein, which produces MSNLNPLETGVIFWASSAKPALEQIQKIKALGVRCAQMGVAGDFDPTGKAAEWKAACEAENFTLLTVTAAYNGEDYADIPTVIRTVGFIPPATRDEREARTIALCDFAHAAGIPVFACHIGFVPHDKTNADYIAVQGMVKRICDHCAANGQNFHLETGQEPADVLLDFLLDTAKPNLLINFDPANMILYGTGDPIEAMEVLKKYIHSVHAKDGDWPDKTKAGSLGSEKPLGSGSVGIPRFVAKLKEIGYTGPIVIEREGTTPEQWTTDMTAALQLVQSLV; this is translated from the coding sequence ATGTCAAATCTAAACCCTTTAGAGACGGGCGTCATTTTCTGGGCTTCCAGCGCGAAGCCAGCCCTCGAACAGATTCAGAAGATCAAAGCACTCGGCGTGCGGTGTGCCCAGATGGGTGTCGCTGGAGACTTTGACCCCACCGGCAAGGCCGCGGAATGGAAAGCCGCCTGTGAGGCCGAGAACTTCACGCTACTGACCGTGACGGCGGCCTACAATGGCGAAGACTACGCCGACATCCCGACCGTCATCCGCACCGTCGGCTTCATCCCTCCTGCCACCCGCGACGAGCGCGAAGCCCGTACGATTGCCCTCTGTGACTTTGCACATGCAGCGGGCATTCCCGTTTTTGCCTGCCACATTGGCTTCGTTCCGCACGACAAGACCAATGCAGACTACATCGCCGTGCAAGGCATGGTGAAACGGATTTGCGATCATTGCGCCGCCAATGGCCAGAACTTCCATCTTGAAACCGGCCAGGAACCAGCAGACGTACTGCTCGATTTCCTGCTCGATACCGCCAAACCGAACCTGCTGATCAACTTCGACCCGGCCAACATGATTCTCTACGGCACCGGCGATCCGATCGAAGCAATGGAGGTGCTGAAGAAGTACATCCATAGCGTGCACGCCAAGGACGGTGACTGGCCCGACAAAACCAAGGCTGGCTCACTCGGCAGCGAGAAGCCACTCGGTAGCGGCAGCGTCGGTATCCCCCGCTTTGTCGCCAAGCTGAAAGAGATTGGCTACACCGGTCCAATCGTGATCGAACGCGAAGGAACCACACCCGAGCAGTGGACCACCGATATGACCGCAGCGCTCCAACTCGTCCAGTCGCTTGTCTGA
- a CDS encoding alpha/beta hydrolase — translation MQRFLLALLLSLPALSAAEPIIRDVVFPGAKGKSIPAYLVIPGTRVNGGAAILFVHWLESRSPDSNRSQFLSQAFDLARDGVTSLLPATLWSDPKWFEQRDPEQDYDKSLEQVADLGKALDYLLAQPGVDPNRVAYVGHDFGMMYGLLLSQTDKRPCAWALQAGTTAFEDWYLLGRRTLSEADKQKVRDRLQPLAPLRFIGNLDRPVFLQFGVRDPYVPRARTEALWNAAREPKKLVYYEAGHGLNEEAIRDRVAWLREVLGLKRADSD, via the coding sequence ATGCAAAGATTTCTTCTGGCGCTGTTGCTTTCACTGCCTGCGCTGTCTGCCGCCGAGCCGATCATCCGGGATGTTGTGTTTCCCGGGGCGAAGGGCAAATCGATTCCAGCCTATCTCGTGATCCCTGGTACGCGCGTCAACGGGGGAGCGGCCATCCTCTTTGTCCATTGGCTGGAAAGCCGCAGCCCTGACTCCAACCGCTCTCAGTTCCTCTCGCAAGCCTTCGATCTTGCGAGGGATGGAGTGACGAGCCTGCTTCCGGCCACTTTGTGGTCAGATCCGAAATGGTTTGAGCAACGGGATCCGGAACAGGACTATGACAAGAGTCTGGAGCAGGTGGCCGATCTTGGGAAGGCTCTCGATTATCTGCTTGCGCAGCCGGGAGTGGATCCGAACCGGGTTGCCTATGTCGGGCATGATTTTGGAATGATGTACGGTCTGCTGCTGAGCCAAACAGACAAGCGGCCCTGTGCCTGGGCTCTCCAGGCTGGTACCACTGCTTTTGAAGACTGGTATCTGTTGGGTCGCCGGACGCTCTCTGAGGCGGACAAACAGAAGGTGCGCGACCGGCTCCAGCCTCTTGCGCCGCTTCGTTTCATCGGGAACCTCGATCGTCCGGTGTTCTTGCAGTTTGGAGTACGAGATCCTTATGTTCCGAGAGCGCGCACCGAAGCGTTATGGAACGCCGCGCGCGAGCCCAAGAAGCTGGTGTATTACGAAGCAGGCCATGGTCTCAATGAAGAAGCGATTCGGGATCGCGTGGCTTGGCTGCGGGAAGTCCTCGGGCTCAAGCGCGCAGATAGTGATTGA
- a CDS encoding class II aldolase/adducin family protein has product MSAMDPIEWELRVQLAAAYRIIDHLGWSELIWTHTTVRVPGPEHHFLINPYGLRFDEVTASNLVKVDMHGQIIGDQNQEINPAGFVIHSAIHMARPDVRCVMHTHTTAGMAIAALEEGLLPISMYALGYYGEVGSHDFEGPSLELDERARLAENLGNRNVMVLKTHGLLTCGATVGQAFVRMFRLQRACEVQLAAQSTGAKLVVPPAAVCERSKALNDDFESTEGGDGYSRTANPEFDAMLRLMDRKDPSFRN; this is encoded by the coding sequence ATGTCTGCCATGGACCCCATCGAGTGGGAGCTGCGCGTCCAGCTTGCCGCTGCCTATCGCATCATCGATCACCTAGGCTGGTCGGAACTCATCTGGACCCACACCACCGTCCGCGTGCCCGGCCCGGAGCATCACTTCCTGATCAATCCTTATGGGCTGCGCTTCGATGAGGTCACCGCGTCGAATCTCGTCAAGGTGGACATGCACGGCCAGATCATTGGCGACCAGAACCAGGAGATCAATCCGGCGGGCTTCGTGATCCATAGTGCGATCCACATGGCACGGCCCGATGTGCGTTGTGTGATGCACACCCACACGACAGCAGGCATGGCCATTGCGGCACTCGAAGAGGGGCTGCTCCCCATCAGCATGTATGCGTTGGGCTATTACGGCGAAGTGGGATCTCACGATTTCGAAGGGCCGAGCCTCGAGTTGGACGAGCGCGCCAGGCTGGCGGAAAATCTCGGCAATCGCAATGTCATGGTCCTCAAAACGCATGGTTTGCTGACCTGCGGCGCCACCGTCGGACAGGCTTTCGTTCGCATGTTTCGCCTCCAGCGAGCGTGTGAAGTCCAACTGGCGGCTCAGTCCACGGGGGCCAAGCTCGTGGTGCCACCCGCTGCGGTCTGTGAGCGCAGCAAGGCATTGAACGATGACTTTGAATCCACCGAAGGCGGCGACGGCTATAGCCGCACAGCGAATCCGGAGTTTGACGCGATGCTTCGCCTGATGGATCGCAAAGATCCGTCCTTCCGCAACTGA